One Ktedonobacteraceae bacterium genomic window carries:
- a CDS encoding helix-turn-helix domain-containing protein, translating to MSSKTRAITLEQLSQDSSVMTMREDPGSQLYPPSNGSVAQAVIVKNPYAVIERLTQALSPHHSLAALLHSLAALVQEVLGIDLCLVMLVDEANSILSTQATSPDLSNYELHFTPFESGHVPWQKLRVFNTEGQLPALTVQEQEQLNPLKQVQYEMLRAIPLSIGDQNLGLLLCYASKNRDYGREELVLLRSIISQASLAIQNRQLARTPTSRNLLKAFFDDLLSPEAGKEESLRGRAIALGCDLAQPHVMLMIAMGYLSWSAVTGFHNHNHKASQVPVSKRQTGKQSSKCGGGGGCRVGELAPPDEEESPAEAEHIVNNYAARLIKHQVQEHSPGSLVDERENLLYCLLPLNSSGDVLTWLPALIQQVQVEQRIQMFAGIGNPYADVYDYKKGFAEAEAALRIGPCLTPGSNITHFNELGVYRYIYEFACSNTLDDIYLEKIAAITSYDQQRKRSELLDTLEIFLETGCNIKDTSERLHLHRNTIIQRLKRIQDLSAISLDHPQQRLWLQVSLMVHKLRKHHASLCLRSDKTIST from the coding sequence ATGAGTTCAAAAACGCGGGCGATCACGCTCGAACAGTTATCTCAGGATTCTTCTGTCATGACTATGAGGGAAGATCCTGGTTCTCAGCTTTATCCCCCCTCGAATGGAAGCGTAGCTCAGGCCGTTATCGTCAAAAACCCATATGCTGTCATCGAGCGTTTAACTCAGGCCCTTTCGCCGCATCATTCCCTCGCCGCCCTGCTTCACTCCCTCGCCGCGCTTGTACAGGAAGTGCTGGGCATAGACCTTTGTCTCGTTATGCTCGTCGATGAAGCCAATAGCATCCTTTCCACACAGGCAACCTCACCTGATTTGAGCAACTACGAGCTACATTTTACCCCTTTTGAGTCCGGTCACGTTCCCTGGCAAAAGCTGCGAGTGTTCAACACAGAAGGTCAATTACCAGCCCTTACTGTTCAGGAGCAGGAGCAATTGAACCCGCTTAAACAGGTACAGTATGAGATGCTACGTGCTATCCCGCTTAGTATCGGTGACCAGAACCTGGGATTGCTGCTTTGCTATGCCAGTAAAAATCGCGATTATGGCAGAGAGGAGCTGGTTTTACTACGATCCATCATAAGCCAGGCTTCCCTCGCCATTCAGAATCGCCAGCTCGCGCGTACACCAACATCTCGTAACCTTCTGAAAGCTTTTTTTGATGATCTGCTCTCCCCTGAAGCTGGCAAAGAAGAATCGTTGCGTGGGCGAGCAATTGCCCTTGGTTGTGATCTTGCGCAGCCTCATGTCATGCTGATGATAGCAATGGGATACCTCTCCTGGTCCGCCGTGACAGGATTCCACAACCACAATCATAAGGCATCACAGGTTCCTGTTTCAAAGCGACAAACAGGGAAGCAGAGTAGTAAGTGTGGGGGCGGTGGTGGATGTAGGGTGGGGGAGCTTGCTCCACCAGATGAAGAGGAGTCGCCCGCGGAAGCAGAACATATTGTAAACAACTATGCCGCCCGGCTAATAAAGCATCAGGTGCAAGAACACTCTCCCGGTTCGCTTGTGGATGAACGCGAGAACCTGCTGTACTGTCTTCTACCTCTCAATAGTTCTGGAGATGTACTCACCTGGCTACCAGCTCTTATCCAGCAGGTACAAGTCGAGCAGCGCATCCAGATGTTTGCCGGTATTGGCAATCCCTATGCAGATGTGTACGATTACAAGAAAGGCTTTGCGGAAGCTGAGGCGGCCCTGCGTATAGGACCATGCCTTACACCTGGATCCAATATTACTCATTTTAACGAACTGGGTGTCTACCGGTATATCTATGAGTTCGCTTGCTCCAACACATTGGATGATATCTACCTGGAAAAGATCGCCGCCATTACCTCCTATGACCAGCAGCGCAAAAGGTCTGAACTTCTGGATACCCTCGAAATCTTCCTCGAAACTGGATGCAACATCAAAGATACTTCCGAGCGGCTTCACCTGCACCGCAACACAATCATTCAGCGCTTAAAGCGCATCCAGGACCTCTCCGCAATCAGCCTGGATCACCCGCAGCAGCGGTTGTGGCTACAAGTTTCCCTCATGGTCCATAAATTGCGTAAGCATCACGCTTCTCTCTGC